A stretch of Crossiella cryophila DNA encodes these proteins:
- a CDS encoding FAD-binding oxidoreductase yields MKSVELLDQLRRVLGPDGVITDPDVTESYRRDMMPLAPAGAPLAVVLPADTAAVQAVVRACAAAGTPIVPRGAGSGLSGAANAVDGCVVLAMTRMNRILEIDPDNRLAVVEPGVVNLDLRQEVEKEGLFYPPDPSSYDWCTIGGNVSTNAGGLCCVKYGVTTDSVLGLEVVLASGELLRTGRRTVKGVAGYDLTKLFVGSEGTLGVITQATLALRPLPQAPATMVAAFPSTEAAGVAVAGVVREGLVPSLMEIMDAASIRAVEAHLNTELGAGSGSAALLICQSDAGGEVAKRELEKIEQLCLSAGAELAYVTTDVAEGRMLLAARRAVLTALEVYGAWLTDDVCVPRTRIAELISGCAEISARQRLLIAVVGHAGDGNMHPTIAYDPTDADQFERAKLAFDEILEVGLALGGTVTGEHGIGKIKREWLAREIGEVGIGAHRAIKRALDPDNLFNPGSMFALD; encoded by the coding sequence GTGAAAAGCGTCGAACTGCTTGACCAGCTCCGCCGCGTTCTTGGGCCGGACGGGGTCATCACCGACCCGGATGTCACCGAGAGTTACCGCCGGGACATGATGCCGCTCGCCCCGGCAGGCGCGCCGCTGGCCGTGGTGCTGCCGGCGGACACCGCGGCGGTCCAGGCGGTGGTCCGGGCCTGCGCGGCGGCGGGCACGCCGATCGTGCCGCGCGGGGCCGGCAGCGGCCTCTCCGGCGCGGCCAACGCGGTCGACGGCTGCGTGGTGCTGGCCATGACCAGGATGAACCGCATCCTGGAGATCGATCCGGACAACCGCCTCGCGGTGGTGGAACCCGGCGTGGTCAACCTCGACCTGCGGCAGGAGGTGGAGAAGGAGGGCCTGTTCTACCCACCGGACCCCTCCAGCTACGACTGGTGCACCATCGGCGGCAACGTCTCCACCAACGCGGGCGGCCTGTGCTGCGTGAAGTACGGGGTGACCACCGATTCGGTGCTCGGCCTCGAAGTCGTGCTGGCCAGCGGTGAACTGCTGCGCACCGGCCGCCGCACGGTCAAGGGTGTGGCCGGCTACGACCTGACCAAGCTGTTCGTCGGCTCCGAGGGCACCCTGGGCGTGATCACCCAGGCCACCCTGGCGCTGCGCCCGCTGCCGCAGGCCCCGGCCACCATGGTCGCCGCCTTCCCCTCCACCGAAGCCGCGGGCGTCGCGGTGGCCGGTGTGGTGCGCGAGGGCCTGGTCCCGTCCCTGATGGAGATCATGGACGCGGCCTCGATCCGGGCCGTGGAGGCCCACCTCAACACCGAACTCGGCGCGGGCAGCGGCAGCGCGGCCCTGCTGATCTGCCAGTCCGACGCGGGCGGCGAGGTGGCCAAGCGGGAGCTGGAGAAGATCGAACAGCTCTGCCTGTCCGCGGGCGCCGAACTCGCCTACGTCACCACCGACGTGGCCGAGGGCCGGATGCTGCTGGCCGCCCGCCGCGCGGTGCTGACCGCGCTGGAGGTCTACGGCGCCTGGCTCACCGACGACGTCTGCGTGCCGCGTACCAGGATCGCCGAGCTGATCAGCGGCTGCGCGGAGATCAGCGCCCGGCAGCGGCTGCTGATCGCGGTGGTCGGGCACGCCGGCGACGGCAACATGCACCCCACCATCGCCTACGACCCGACCGACGCCGACCAGTTCGAGCGGGCCAAGCTGGCCTTCGACGAGATCCTGGAGGTCGGCCTGGCCCTCGGCGGCACGGTCACCGGCGAACACGGCATCGGCAAGATCAAACGGGAGTGGCTGGCCAGGGAGATCGGCGAGGTCGGGATCGGCGCGCACCGGGCGATCAAGCGCGCGCTGGACCCGGACAACCTGTTCAACCCGGGTTCGATGTTCGCGCTGGACTGA
- a CDS encoding DedA family protein → MSASSVSTTLAWSPLDSAGPALVWIIVTTFIFAECGLIIGLFLPGDSLLFAAGVVLANHDRPIDAWALAGVSTLVAILGNEFGYFVGAKTGTRMLAREGGKVLNQQNLQRAKDFLDKYGFWAIVAARWLPWVRTLAPAIAGAAGMDRKRYTWATITGALTWSPILILLGYYAAGLLNRYPWLQTVAVIGFVAFFVVGTSYGVYRYRQEMRRPMHEESDVKNGPS, encoded by the coding sequence ATGAGCGCGTCAAGTGTGTCCACGACACTGGCCTGGTCCCCGCTGGACTCCGCGGGCCCGGCGCTGGTGTGGATCATCGTGACCACGTTCATCTTCGCCGAGTGCGGTCTGATCATCGGCCTGTTCCTGCCCGGCGACTCGCTGCTGTTCGCCGCGGGCGTGGTGCTGGCCAACCACGACCGGCCGATCGACGCCTGGGCGCTGGCCGGGGTGAGCACGCTGGTGGCGATCCTGGGCAACGAGTTCGGCTACTTCGTCGGCGCCAAGACCGGGACGAGGATGCTGGCCCGCGAGGGCGGCAAGGTACTCAACCAGCAGAACCTGCAGCGCGCCAAGGACTTCTTGGACAAGTACGGGTTCTGGGCGATCGTGGCCGCGCGCTGGCTGCCCTGGGTGCGCACGCTGGCCCCGGCCATCGCGGGCGCGGCAGGCATGGACCGCAAGCGCTACACCTGGGCCACCATCACCGGCGCGCTGACCTGGTCGCCGATCCTGATCCTGCTCGGCTACTACGCGGCTGGCCTGCTCAACCGGTACCCGTGGCTGCAGACCGTGGCGGTGATCGGGTTCGTGGCCTTCTTCGTGGTGGGCACCAGCTACGGCGTGTACCGCTACCGCCAGGAGATGCGGCGGCCGATGCACGAGGAGTCCGACGTCAAGAACGGGCCGAGCTGA
- a CDS encoding nucleoside/nucleotide kinase family protein, protein MADFSELVARADRLAAAGRRQLLGIAGAPGAGKSTLAQRLAEALPGKAVLVGMDGFHLAQRELDRLGRADRKGAPDTFDGHGYLDLLTRLRANGPDTPGAVTVYAPEFRREIEEPVACAVPVFPDTPLVITEGNYLLLTEDPWSGVRAALDEAWFLAPAEDLRLSRLIARHREFGRSESQARQRALGSDQDNAVRVNSTGELADLVLSGIRWPEVSSARS, encoded by the coding sequence ATCGCGGACTTCAGCGAGCTGGTGGCCAGGGCGGACCGGCTCGCCGCGGCCGGGCGGCGGCAGCTGCTCGGCATCGCCGGCGCGCCAGGCGCGGGCAAGTCCACCCTGGCCCAGCGGCTGGCCGAGGCCCTGCCCGGCAAGGCGGTGCTGGTCGGCATGGACGGCTTCCACCTGGCCCAGCGCGAACTCGACCGGCTCGGCAGGGCCGACCGCAAGGGCGCCCCGGACACCTTCGACGGCCACGGCTACCTCGACCTGCTGACCCGGTTGCGCGCCAACGGCCCGGACACCCCCGGCGCGGTCACCGTGTACGCGCCGGAGTTCCGCCGGGAGATCGAGGAGCCGGTGGCCTGCGCGGTCCCGGTTTTCCCCGACACGCCGCTGGTCATCACCGAGGGGAACTACCTGCTGCTGACCGAGGACCCCTGGTCAGGGGTGCGCGCGGCGCTGGACGAGGCGTGGTTCCTGGCCCCGGCCGAGGACCTGCGGCTGTCCCGGCTGATCGCCCGGCACCGCGAGTTCGGCCGCAGCGAGTCCCAGGCCCGGCAGCGCGCACTCGGCTCGGACCAGGACAACGCGGTCCGGGTGAACTCCACCGGCGAGCTGGCCGACCTGGTGCTGAGCGGGATCCGGTGGCCGGAGGTCAGCTCGGCCCGTTCTTGA
- a CDS encoding ATP-binding cassette domain-containing protein, with amino-acid sequence MTPVLQARGLVKRYGKVTAINGADFDLEPGEVLAVVGDNGAGKSSLIKALSGALIPDEGEIRIDGEVVRLSGPLDARRHGIETVYQNLALAPAQDIASNLFLGRERRRAGVLGSVFRLLDTKGMRAEAARVLGELGIGISSMTQAVETLSGGQRQGVAVARAAAFGNRVVIMDEPTAALGVAESGKVLELINRIRERGLPVVLISHNMPHVFDIADRVHVHRLGKRVALVSPRERTMNEVVGLITGALRIDENGQLAEVAHAVTTGLRTGETGT; translated from the coding sequence GTGACCCCGGTGCTGCAGGCCCGTGGCCTGGTCAAACGCTATGGCAAGGTGACCGCGATCAACGGCGCCGACTTCGACCTGGAGCCCGGCGAGGTGCTGGCCGTGGTCGGCGACAACGGCGCCGGCAAGTCCAGCCTGATCAAGGCGCTCTCCGGCGCGCTGATCCCGGACGAGGGCGAGATCCGCATCGACGGCGAGGTGGTCCGGCTCTCCGGACCGCTGGACGCGCGCAGGCACGGCATCGAGACCGTCTACCAGAACCTGGCCCTCGCACCGGCCCAGGACATCGCCAGCAACCTCTTCCTCGGCCGGGAACGCCGCCGTGCCGGGGTGCTCGGCTCGGTTTTCCGGCTGCTGGACACCAAGGGCATGCGGGCCGAGGCGGCCAGGGTGCTCGGCGAGCTGGGCATCGGCATCTCCTCGATGACCCAGGCCGTGGAAACCCTCTCCGGCGGGCAGCGGCAGGGCGTGGCGGTGGCCCGCGCGGCCGCGTTCGGCAACCGCGTGGTGATCATGGACGAGCCCACCGCCGCGCTCGGCGTCGCCGAGTCGGGCAAGGTGCTGGAACTGATCAACCGGATCCGCGAGCGCGGCCTGCCGGTGGTGCTGATCAGCCACAACATGCCGCACGTGTTCGACATCGCCGACCGGGTGCACGTGCACCGGCTGGGCAAGCGGGTGGCCCTGGTGTCCCCGAGGGAACGCACCATGAACGAGGTGGTCGGCCTGATCACCGGCGCGCTGCGCATTGACGAGAACGGGCAGCTGGCCGAGGTCGCGCACGCGGTGACCACCGGGCTGCGGACGGGGGAGACCGGCACGTGA
- a CDS encoding ABC transporter permease, whose translation MKALVLRTPAVGPALALLAAVLIFSLTTDTFATADNLSLVVQQSLVIGTLALGQTLVILTSGIDLANAAIAVLGTLLMAQLVLGGTSAPLALLLGILVAIGIAAITGGVVTGISLPPFIVTLGMLTIVTAAARIYAGGQSYPVTDELLTFLGTRQYLFGYVEVTVGMGLALVMYLIAWYALTRTAWGRHVYAVGNDIEAARLSGIKVRRTVLSVYLVAGLVYGIAAWQALGRVPNADPNAFQTGNLDSITAVVLGGTSLFGGRGSVLGTLVGALIVAVLRSGLTQAGIDSLYQDVATGVLVIVAVAVDRFSRGRQA comes from the coding sequence ATGAAGGCCCTGGTACTGCGCACCCCCGCGGTCGGCCCGGCGCTCGCGCTGCTGGCCGCGGTGCTGATCTTCTCGCTGACCACCGACACCTTCGCCACCGCGGACAACCTGTCCCTGGTCGTGCAGCAGTCCCTGGTCATCGGCACCCTCGCCCTCGGCCAGACCCTGGTCATCCTCACCAGCGGCATCGACCTGGCCAACGCGGCCATCGCGGTGCTCGGCACGCTGCTGATGGCCCAGCTCGTGCTCGGCGGCACCTCGGCCCCGCTGGCGCTGCTGCTCGGGATCCTGGTGGCCATCGGCATCGCCGCGATCACCGGTGGCGTGGTCACCGGGATCAGCCTGCCGCCGTTCATCGTGACCCTGGGCATGCTCACCATCGTCACCGCCGCGGCCCGCATCTACGCGGGCGGCCAGAGCTACCCGGTCACCGACGAGCTGCTCACCTTCCTCGGCACCCGGCAGTACCTGTTCGGGTACGTCGAGGTCACCGTCGGCATGGGCCTGGCGCTGGTGATGTACCTGATCGCCTGGTACGCGCTGACCCGCACCGCATGGGGCAGGCACGTCTACGCCGTCGGCAACGACATCGAGGCCGCTCGCCTCTCCGGCATCAAGGTCCGCCGCACCGTGCTCAGCGTCTACCTGGTCGCCGGGCTGGTCTACGGCATCGCCGCCTGGCAGGCGCTGGGCCGGGTGCCCAACGCGGACCCGAACGCCTTCCAGACCGGCAACCTGGACTCGATCACCGCGGTGGTGCTCGGCGGCACCAGCCTGTTCGGCGGCCGCGGCAGCGTGCTCGGCACCCTGGTCGGCGCGCTGATCGTGGCGGTGCTGCGCTCCGGACTCACCCAGGCCGGCATCGACAGCCTCTACCAGGACGTCGCCACCGGCGTGCTGGTGATCGTCGCGGTCGCGGTGGACCGCTTCTCCCGAGGGAGGCAGGCGTGA
- a CDS encoding substrate-binding domain-containing protein: protein MAGTACSSQKATDGRGNDDGKIKIGLVTKTDSNPFFVALREAAKAQAGKDGAELIALAGKFDGDNEGQVAALENLVQQGVDTILVTPSNSTGILGAIKKAREKGILVIALDTETNPKDAVDATFATDNLEAGKLQGQYVKAALGDRVPQLLMLDGSPGGTVDEQRHNGFLQGIGLTESDPKVLGKESTNGDQNKAQQAMENLLQRAAAVNAVYTINEPAARGGFAALQAKGLADKVVVGSVDGGCQGVRDVKDGKYALTVMQFPKKMAEDGVKAGVEFTRSGKKPSGFTNTGVTVIADKPVPGIQAKDTAWGLQNCWG from the coding sequence ATGGCCGGCACCGCCTGTTCCAGTCAGAAGGCCACCGACGGCCGGGGCAACGACGACGGCAAGATCAAGATCGGGCTGGTCACCAAGACCGACAGCAACCCGTTCTTCGTCGCCCTGCGCGAGGCCGCCAAGGCCCAGGCAGGCAAGGACGGCGCGGAACTGATCGCGCTGGCCGGGAAGTTCGACGGGGACAACGAGGGCCAGGTCGCCGCACTGGAGAACCTGGTCCAGCAGGGCGTGGACACCATCCTGGTCACGCCGAGCAACTCCACCGGCATCCTCGGCGCGATCAAGAAGGCCAGGGAGAAGGGCATCCTGGTGATCGCCCTGGACACCGAGACCAACCCGAAGGACGCCGTCGACGCCACCTTCGCCACCGACAACCTCGAGGCCGGCAAGCTGCAGGGCCAGTACGTCAAAGCCGCCCTCGGCGACCGCGTTCCGCAGCTGCTGATGCTCGACGGCAGCCCCGGCGGCACCGTGGACGAACAGCGGCACAACGGCTTCCTGCAGGGCATCGGCCTGACCGAGTCGGACCCGAAGGTGCTCGGCAAGGAGTCCACCAACGGCGACCAGAACAAGGCCCAGCAGGCGATGGAGAACCTGCTCCAGCGCGCCGCCGCGGTCAACGCGGTCTACACGATCAACGAGCCGGCCGCCCGCGGTGGCTTCGCCGCGTTGCAGGCCAAGGGACTGGCGGACAAGGTCGTGGTCGGCTCGGTCGACGGCGGCTGCCAGGGCGTGCGCGATGTCAAGGACGGCAAGTACGCGCTGACCGTGATGCAGTTCCCCAAGAAGATGGCCGAGGACGGCGTCAAGGCCGGGGTCGAGTTCACCAGGAGCGGCAAGAAGCCGAGCGGGTTCACCAACACCGGGGTCACCGTGATCGCGGACAAGCCGGTGCCGGGCATCCAGGCCAAGGACACCGCCTGGGGCCTGCAGAACTGCTGGGGCTGA
- a CDS encoding LacI family DNA-binding transcriptional regulator — protein MVTMRDVAELAGVSITTVSHVVNGTRQVAEDTRGRVLAAVAQTGYTGNAIARSLVTGGTRTLGVAISLVANPYFAELIQAVEGEAAAAGFTLLLIDTHDEPSAEQAAVRALRSRRVDGLLLTPSAGASGTLLPELRQLGTPVVLIDRLPSHGLLDQVGPENAGATAALVAHLAELGHRRIGLVSGAAGLTTTSERVHGYRLGLGRAGLPVDEALMVSGESAVAQAAVALRRLLALPEPPTGVIAGNNAMLVGVLRTLGELGLRAGRDLALVGYDEVEWADLVDPPLTTMAQPITEIGRTAVRMLLARIAEPDRAPRTVRLPARFVHRRSCGCQ, from the coding sequence ATGGTCACCATGCGGGACGTCGCCGAGCTGGCCGGCGTGTCGATCACGACGGTGTCGCATGTGGTGAACGGGACCAGGCAGGTCGCCGAGGACACCCGCGGCCGGGTGCTGGCCGCGGTCGCGCAGACCGGCTACACCGGAAACGCGATCGCTCGTTCGCTGGTCACCGGGGGTACCCGCACGCTGGGGGTGGCGATCTCGCTGGTGGCCAACCCGTACTTCGCCGAGCTGATCCAGGCGGTGGAGGGCGAGGCGGCCGCGGCCGGGTTCACCCTGTTGTTGATCGACACCCACGACGAGCCCTCGGCCGAGCAGGCCGCGGTGCGCGCGTTGCGCTCGCGGCGGGTGGACGGACTGTTGCTCACCCCGTCGGCGGGCGCCTCCGGCACCTTGCTGCCGGAGTTACGCCAGCTCGGCACGCCGGTGGTGCTGATCGACCGGCTGCCCAGTCACGGCCTGCTGGACCAGGTCGGTCCGGAGAACGCGGGCGCGACCGCGGCGCTGGTGGCGCATCTGGCCGAACTCGGCCATCGGCGGATCGGGCTGGTCAGCGGGGCGGCCGGGCTGACCACGACCAGTGAGCGGGTGCACGGCTACCGGCTCGGCCTTGGCCGGGCCGGACTGCCGGTGGACGAGGCGCTGATGGTCTCCGGGGAGTCGGCGGTGGCGCAGGCGGCGGTGGCGTTGCGGCGGTTGCTGGCGTTGCCGGAACCGCCGACCGGGGTGATCGCCGGGAACAACGCGATGCTGGTCGGGGTGCTGCGCACGCTGGGCGAGCTGGGGTTGCGGGCCGGGCGGGACCTGGCACTGGTGGGCTATGACGAGGTGGAGTGGGCGGATCTGGTGGATCCGCCGCTGACCACGATGGCGCAGCCGATCACCGAGATCGGGCGGACGGCGGTGCGGATGCTGCTGGCCCGGATCGCCGAGCCGGACCGGGCGCCGCGCACGGTGCGGCTGCCCGCGCGGTTCGTGCACCGGCGGTCCTGCGGTTGTCAGTGA
- a CDS encoding GTP-binding protein has protein sequence MPARIPVTVLSGFLGSGKTTLLNHVLANRAGLRVAVVVNDMSEINIDARLVADHARLDRTQERLVELTNGCICCTLRADLLDTVGELARDGRFEHILIESTGISEPMPVAATFEWTFPDQTSLAEHARLDTMVTVVDASTFLAELRAGEALADRDLAATEDDERGIADLLIDQVEFADTLVVNKTDLVTPADLGLLEDLLTKLNPGARRLRTEHGVLDPAEILNTGRHNPDTAAQHPGWAQELSGTHLPETEEYGISSTTYRATRPFHPARLAEALADWTGLLRSKGFCWLATRPEIMALWSQAGPNLTIDPAALWSATDGPRGQEIVFIGQRLSPDEPYLRLDPALLTDAELAAGPEAWRALPDPLPQWHIEDLHDH, from the coding sequence TCGGCAGCGGCAAGACCACGCTGCTCAACCACGTGCTGGCCAACCGGGCCGGGCTGCGGGTCGCGGTGGTGGTCAACGACATGAGCGAGATCAACATCGACGCGCGCCTGGTCGCCGACCACGCCAGGCTGGACCGCACGCAGGAACGCCTGGTCGAGCTGACCAACGGCTGCATCTGCTGCACCCTGCGCGCCGACCTGCTGGACACCGTGGGCGAACTGGCCAGGGACGGCCGCTTCGAGCACATCCTGATCGAGTCCACCGGCATCTCCGAGCCGATGCCGGTGGCCGCCACCTTCGAGTGGACCTTCCCTGACCAGACCAGCCTGGCCGAGCACGCCCGGCTGGACACCATGGTCACCGTGGTCGACGCCTCCACCTTCCTGGCCGAACTGCGGGCAGGCGAGGCACTGGCCGACCGGGACCTGGCCGCCACCGAGGACGACGAACGCGGCATCGCCGACCTGCTCATCGACCAGGTCGAGTTCGCCGACACCCTGGTGGTCAACAAGACCGACCTGGTCACCCCGGCCGACCTCGGCCTGCTGGAGGACCTGCTGACCAAGCTCAACCCCGGCGCCCGCAGGCTGCGCACCGAACACGGCGTGCTCGACCCCGCCGAGATCCTCAACACCGGCCGCCACAACCCGGACACCGCCGCCCAGCACCCCGGCTGGGCCCAGGAACTCTCCGGCACCCACCTGCCGGAGACCGAGGAGTACGGCATCAGCAGCACTACCTACCGGGCCACCCGCCCCTTCCACCCGGCCCGCCTCGCCGAGGCCCTGGCCGACTGGACAGGTCTGTTGCGCAGCAAGGGTTTCTGCTGGCTCGCCACCCGCCCGGAGATCATGGCCCTGTGGTCCCAGGCAGGCCCCAACCTGACCATCGACCCGGCCGCGCTCTGGTCGGCCACTGACGGCCCACGCGGCCAGGAGATCGTCTTCATCGGCCAGCGGCTATCCCCCGACGAGCCCTACCTCCGCCTGGACCCGGCCCTGCTCACCGACGCGGAACTCGCCGCCGGTCCCGAAGCCTGGCGTGCCCTCCCAGACCCGTTGCCGCAGTGGCACATCGAGGACCTGCACGATCACTGA